DNA from Agathobaculum sp. NTUH-O15-33:
TGCTTTTTGATTTCGCGGCGGATCAGCGCGGACAGCGCGCTGTCGAAGTCCTCGGCCTTTTCCAGCTCGTCGCAGAATACGCGAAGCTCCTCCGCCACGGCGGTGTTGATCATGATATTGGCGCACGCGATATTAAAGGACGAACCCAGCATGCGGAACTCGAATTTGTTGCCGGTAAAGGCAAAGGGCGAGGTACGGTTGCGGTCGGTCGTGTCCTTCGGAATATCGGGCAGCACGGCGACGCCGAGGTCCATCTTGGTCTTTTCCACATCGGTGTAATCGGCGCCGGAGACGATCGCGTCCAGAATACCCTGCAATTCGTCGCCGATGAACATGGAAACGATGGCCGGAGGCGCTTCATCCGCGCCCAGACGGTGATCGTTGCCCGCGTTCGCCACCGAGATACGCAGCAGATCCTGAAACTCATCCACAGCCTTGATCACGGCGGTTAGGAACAGCAGAAACTGCGCGTTTTCGTGCGGGGTCTTGCCGGGCTCGAGCAGATTTTCGCCCTCGTCCGTCGAAAGCGACCAGTTGTTGTGCTTGCCCGAACCGTTGACGCCGTCAAACGGCTTTTCATGCATCAGGCAGATGAAGCCGTGCTTCTGCGCGACGCGCTTCATGACCTCCATCGTCAGCTGGTTATGGTCGGTCGCAATATTGGTGGTGGTGAACACCGGGGCCATTTCGTGCTGGGACGGCGCCACCTCGTTGTGCTTGGTCTTGGCGAAGATGCCGAGCTTCCAAAGCTCCTCGTCCAGCTCCTGCATGAACGCGGCCACGCGGGGACGGATGGAACCGAAATAATGGTCCTCCATCTCCTGCCCCTTGGGCGGCTTGGCGCCGAACAGCGTGCGGCCGGTAAAAATCAGATCCTTGCGCTTTGCATAATCCTTCTTTTCAATCAGGAAGTACTCCTGCTCGGGGCCGACCGTGGTGGTCACGCGCTTGACGTCCTTGCCGAACAGCTTCAGCACGCGGCTGGCTTGCAGGCTGATCGCGTCCATCGAGCGTAGGAGCGGCGTTTTCTTATCCAGAATCTCGCCGGTGTACGAGCAGAACGCGGTCGGGATGTATAGTGAGCCGTCCTTGACAAAGGCGTAGCTCGTCGGGTCCCACGCGGTGTAGCCGCGCGCCTCGAACGTGGCGCGCAGGCCGCCGGAGGGGAAAGAGGATGCGTCCGGTTCGCCGCGCACAAGCTCCTTGCCGGAAAACTCCATCATCACGCCGCCGTCGTCCGTCGGGGAGATGAAGGAATCGTGCTTCTCGGCGGTGATGCCGGTCATCGGCTGGAACCAGTGGGTGTAGTGGGTCGCGCCCTTGCTGATCGCCCAGTCCTTCATCGCCGTGGCGACGACCGCGGCAACGGCGGGGTCAAGCGCCTTGCCCTCCCGAATGGTCTGCTTGAGCTTCTTGAAGGTGTCCTTGGGCAGGCGCTCCTTCATCACGGTCTCGTTAAAGACCATGCTGCCGAACAGCTCCGGTACATTGCTTGCTGTGCTCATGAATGGTTCGCTCCTTACTGTAGTAACTTTACCTGTCATGATTTACCCGGATCCCCAAAAGAATGCGGGAAAATAAAAAAATGCGCTGCGGGTCGTGTTCCCACAGCGCCTTTGCTGTTTACACGCTAAATTATAGATTCGCCTGCCGCCTTTGTCAAGGGAAAACCCGTATTTTTTTCGTTTTCGGGCGTTTTTTATGATAAGAGAGTAAATCCGGCATGGTGAAGCGCCCGGTTTTTATGCAATTTGTGAAAACTTTGCGAAAAGGGCCCTTTTTCCGCTTGACGAACGCCCTTTCCATGCATTATGATTAAAAACACGGACAAAGGCGTCCGCTGCCCGGAAGGGGCCAAACTGCACGTTTGGTTCTTTTCGGGCGGCGGGCGCTTTTTTTGTTTTGATAAGGAGGAACCACCCATGCTGCAAAAAGAAGGTCAGGTACGCATTCCGGCCGGCTGCGCGATCTCCGGCATTTTCCATAAGGACGGCGCGCGCGAAAACGGCGCGCGTATCATAGAATCCATCCGCATGATGCACGACCGCTCCAACGGACTGGGCGGCGGCTTTGCCGGCTACGGCATCTACCCCGAATACGCCGACTACTATGCGCTCCATGTATTCTATGATACGCAGGCCGCCAAGGAAGAATGCGAACGCGAGCTGGAACGCCATTTCGATATCGTCAACCTTTCCAAGATCCCGACCCGCCGCCACCCCCGCATCAAGGAGGAGCCGATGATTTGGCGGTACTTTGTCGCCCCGCTGCCCACCCGGCTGGCCGCCAGCCAGATGGGCGAGCGCGAGTATGTCGCCCGCTTCGTCATCCGCATCAACCATACGCTTGCGGGCGCGTACATCTTTTCCTCCGGCAAGAATATGGGCGTATTCAAAGCGTCCGGCTTTCCGGAGGATGTGGGCGAATATTACATGCTGGAAAACTACGAAGCCTACTCGTGGACGTGCCACGGCCGCTACCCGACCAACACCCCCGGCTGGTGGGGCGGCGCGCACCCCTTTGCCCTGCTGGACTGGGCGGTGGTGCACAACGGCGAAATCTCTTCCTACGATGCAAACCGCCGGTTTATTGAAATGTTCGGCTACTCCTGCGACCTGCTGACCGACACCGAGGTGATCACCTATATCGTCGACTACCTCAGCCGCCGGGTCGGGCTGACGCTGGAAGAGGTCAGCCGCGTGCTCGCCGCGCCCTTCTGGTCCACCATTGAAAAGCAAGAGCCCGCTGAGCGCGAACGCCTGACCTATCTGCGCAACGCCTTCGCTTCCCTGATGGTGACCGGCCCGTTTTCCATTTTGGTTGGCTTTACGGGCGGCTTGATGGCGCTGAACGACCGGCTCAAGCTGCGCAGCATGGTCGTGGGCGAAAAAGACGAAACGGTGTTTATCGCATCCGAGGAGTGCGCGATTCGCCGCATCTCGCCCGAACTCGATTCGATCCGTGCGCCGCGCGGCGGCGAGGCGGTCATCGTCACCCTGAACTTTGGAGGGAATCAGTAATGGCTATCGATTTTTTATATCCGGAATACGAGGTCGTGCGCAACAAGGACCGCTGCATCTCGTGCCGCGTCTGCGAGCGGCAGTGCGCGAACGAGGTACACCGCTTTGACCCCAGCTTCGGCTACATGACGGCGGACGAATCCAAGTGCGTTTGCTGCCACCGCTGCGTCGCTCTGTGCCCGACGCGCGCGCTCAAGATCGTCAAGACCGACCATACCTTTAAGGAAAACGCCAACTGGACCGGCAAG
Protein-coding regions in this window:
- a CDS encoding glutamine synthetase III family protein encodes the protein MSTASNVPELFGSMVFNETVMKERLPKDTFKKLKQTIREGKALDPAVAAVVATAMKDWAISKGATHYTHWFQPMTGITAEKHDSFISPTDDGGVMMEFSGKELVRGEPDASSFPSGGLRATFEARGYTAWDPTSYAFVKDGSLYIPTAFCSYTGEILDKKTPLLRSMDAISLQASRVLKLFGKDVKRVTTTVGPEQEYFLIEKKDYAKRKDLIFTGRTLFGAKPPKGQEMEDHYFGSIRPRVAAFMQELDEELWKLGIFAKTKHNEVAPSQHEMAPVFTTTNIATDHNQLTMEVMKRVAQKHGFICLMHEKPFDGVNGSGKHNNWSLSTDEGENLLEPGKTPHENAQFLLFLTAVIKAVDEFQDLLRISVANAGNDHRLGADEAPPAIVSMFIGDELQGILDAIVSGADYTDVEKTKMDLGVAVLPDIPKDTTDRNRTSPFAFTGNKFEFRMLGSSFNIACANIMINTAVAEELRVFCDELEKAEDFDSALSALIRREIKKHERIIFNGNGYDEAWVVEAEKRGLSNFRSTDEALPHYTDEKNLKLFAQHNVYTRAEMESREETLLEEYAKTLHIEALTMIEMIRQEIVPACLAYEQSVAKTARLKQDIGVTGGMEAKLVAELSSLIETLSSHCDALDEAVASAPKGSAEQSAHYYHDAVIPAMEAARKPADALECLVAKKGWPFPTYSDILFYV
- a CDS encoding class II glutamine amidotransferase, coding for MLQKEGQVRIPAGCAISGIFHKDGARENGARIIESIRMMHDRSNGLGGGFAGYGIYPEYADYYALHVFYDTQAAKEECERELERHFDIVNLSKIPTRRHPRIKEEPMIWRYFVAPLPTRLAASQMGEREYVARFVIRINHTLAGAYIFSSGKNMGVFKASGFPEDVGEYYMLENYEAYSWTCHGRYPTNTPGWWGGAHPFALLDWAVVHNGEISSYDANRRFIEMFGYSCDLLTDTEVITYIVDYLSRRVGLTLEEVSRVLAAPFWSTIEKQEPAERERLTYLRNAFASLMVTGPFSILVGFTGGLMALNDRLKLRSMVVGEKDETVFIASEECAIRRISPELDSIRAPRGGEAVIVTLNFGGNQ